The proteins below are encoded in one region of Podarcis raffonei isolate rPodRaf1 chromosome 8, rPodRaf1.pri, whole genome shotgun sequence:
- the NOB1 gene encoding RNA-binding protein NOB1 isoform X1: MESWGGEKLHFPECPGSHSLKWGKMAPVEHVVADAGAFLRGAPLQDIGKNIYTIREVVTEIRDKETRRRLAVLPYELHFKQPFPEYVRLVTEFSKKTGDYPSLSATDIQVLALTYQLEAENVGVAHLKKEPEQKVKLSSTKQHPETPVHVAGFHLPSKTKCAGGEKNPSVVGSRNSADSTGPETSEFGSFLFWRNPLPSIEEDLQDLLKADAVVIVPEDPKGNKSSGEEEEQSGEDSDDEEGWITPSNIKQIQQGMGQADEPAGVQVGCVTTDFAMQNILLQMGLHVLAVNGMLIRHTRSYVLRCHGCFKTTSEMTRLFCPHCGNKTLKKVAVSVDDDGTIHMHFSRNPKVLNPRGLRYSLPAPQGGKHANNPHLTEDQHFPQQRLSRKARQKTNVFDPDYIAGVSPFAENDIYSRAANLQIRDTALGAGRRRLNPNTASKKFVKKR; encoded by the exons atggagagctgggggggggagaaactacacttcccagagtgcCCTGGGAGTCACAGTCTAAAGTGGGGCAAAATGGCTCCCGTGGAGCACGTCGTGGCTGATGCTGGAGCTTTCCTGCGTGGAGCCCCGCTTCAG GACATTGGCAAGAACATCTACACAATCCGAGAGGTGGTGACTGAGATCCGAGACAAGGAGACCCGCAGGCGGTTGGCAGTGCTGCCCTATGAGCTCCACTTCAAGCAGCCTTTTCCTGAATATGTAAGGCTTG TGACGGAGTTTTCCAAGAAGACAGGTGACTACCCCAGTCTTTCAGCCACAGACATCCAAGTCCTGGCCTTGACCTACCAGCTGGAAGCAGAAAATGTTGGTGTGGCTCACTTGAAGAAAGAGCCAGAGCAGAAG GTAAAACTCAGCTCAACAAAGCAGCACCCTGAGACACCTGTTCACGTTGCTGGCTTCCATCTACCTTCCAAG ACCAAGTGCGCAGGAGGTGAGAAGAATCCTTCCGTAGTGGGAAGCAGAAACTCTGCAGACTCCACAGGCCCTGAAACCTCTGAGTTTGGTTCCTTCCTGTTCTGGAGGAACCCTCTGCCCAGCATCGAGGAGGACCTACAGGACTTGCTG AAAGCGGATGCTGTTGTTATTGTGCCGGAGGACCCCAAAGGCAACAAGAgtagtggtgaggaggaggagcagagtgGAGAGGACAGTGATGACGAGGAAGGCTGGATCACGCCTAGCAACATCAAGCAGATCCAACAGGGCATGGGCCAGGCTGATGAGCCAGCTGGTGTGCAGGTTGGCTGTGTCACCACCGACTTTGCCATGCAG AACATTCTGCTGCAGATGGGCCTGCATGTGTTGGCAGTCAATGGCATGCTGATCCGGCACACCCGGAGCTACGTCCTGCGCTGCCATGGCTGCTTCAA AACCACATCAGAAATGACCCGGCTCTTCTGCCCCCACTGCGGAAACAAGACACTTAAGAAGGTGGCAGTGAGTGTGGACGATGATGGCACCATCCACATGCATTTTTCCCGGAATCCCAAGGTCTTGAACCCCCGTGGCCTCCGG tactctctcccagctcctcagGGTGGGAAACACGCAAACAATCCCCACCTGACAGAGGACCAGCACTTCCCCCAGCAACGGCTCTCTCGCAAGGCCAGGCAGAAGACAAACGTCTTTGACCCCGATTATATTGCAGGAGTTTCTCCATTTGCGGAAAACGACATCTACAGCCGGGCGGCCAATCTACAGATCCGGGATACGGCGCTGGGTGCAGGCAGGAGGCGTCTGAACCCCAACACAGCCTCCAAAAAATTTGTGAAAAAGAGATGA
- the NOB1 gene encoding RNA-binding protein NOB1 isoform X2, with amino-acid sequence MRQEWKSRVPFPSYEDIGKNIYTIREVVTEIRDKETRRRLAVLPYELHFKQPFPEYVRLVTEFSKKTGDYPSLSATDIQVLALTYQLEAENVGVAHLKKEPEQKVKLSSTKQHPETPVHVAGFHLPSKTKCAGGEKNPSVVGSRNSADSTGPETSEFGSFLFWRNPLPSIEEDLQDLLKADAVVIVPEDPKGNKSSGEEEEQSGEDSDDEEGWITPSNIKQIQQGMGQADEPAGVQVGCVTTDFAMQNILLQMGLHVLAVNGMLIRHTRSYVLRCHGCFKTTSEMTRLFCPHCGNKTLKKVAVSVDDDGTIHMHFSRNPKVLNPRGLRYSLPAPQGGKHANNPHLTEDQHFPQQRLSRKARQKTNVFDPDYIAGVSPFAENDIYSRAANLQIRDTALGAGRRRLNPNTASKKFVKKR; translated from the exons ATGAGGCAGGAGTGGAAATCGCGTGTTCCCTTTCCAAGTTATGAG GACATTGGCAAGAACATCTACACAATCCGAGAGGTGGTGACTGAGATCCGAGACAAGGAGACCCGCAGGCGGTTGGCAGTGCTGCCCTATGAGCTCCACTTCAAGCAGCCTTTTCCTGAATATGTAAGGCTTG TGACGGAGTTTTCCAAGAAGACAGGTGACTACCCCAGTCTTTCAGCCACAGACATCCAAGTCCTGGCCTTGACCTACCAGCTGGAAGCAGAAAATGTTGGTGTGGCTCACTTGAAGAAAGAGCCAGAGCAGAAG GTAAAACTCAGCTCAACAAAGCAGCACCCTGAGACACCTGTTCACGTTGCTGGCTTCCATCTACCTTCCAAG ACCAAGTGCGCAGGAGGTGAGAAGAATCCTTCCGTAGTGGGAAGCAGAAACTCTGCAGACTCCACAGGCCCTGAAACCTCTGAGTTTGGTTCCTTCCTGTTCTGGAGGAACCCTCTGCCCAGCATCGAGGAGGACCTACAGGACTTGCTG AAAGCGGATGCTGTTGTTATTGTGCCGGAGGACCCCAAAGGCAACAAGAgtagtggtgaggaggaggagcagagtgGAGAGGACAGTGATGACGAGGAAGGCTGGATCACGCCTAGCAACATCAAGCAGATCCAACAGGGCATGGGCCAGGCTGATGAGCCAGCTGGTGTGCAGGTTGGCTGTGTCACCACCGACTTTGCCATGCAG AACATTCTGCTGCAGATGGGCCTGCATGTGTTGGCAGTCAATGGCATGCTGATCCGGCACACCCGGAGCTACGTCCTGCGCTGCCATGGCTGCTTCAA AACCACATCAGAAATGACCCGGCTCTTCTGCCCCCACTGCGGAAACAAGACACTTAAGAAGGTGGCAGTGAGTGTGGACGATGATGGCACCATCCACATGCATTTTTCCCGGAATCCCAAGGTCTTGAACCCCCGTGGCCTCCGG tactctctcccagctcctcagGGTGGGAAACACGCAAACAATCCCCACCTGACAGAGGACCAGCACTTCCCCCAGCAACGGCTCTCTCGCAAGGCCAGGCAGAAGACAAACGTCTTTGACCCCGATTATATTGCAGGAGTTTCTCCATTTGCGGAAAACGACATCTACAGCCGGGCGGCCAATCTACAGATCCGGGATACGGCGCTGGGTGCAGGCAGGAGGCGTCTGAACCCCAACACAGCCTCCAAAAAATTTGTGAAAAAGAGATGA